The Belonocnema kinseyi isolate 2016_QV_RU_SX_M_011 chromosome 10, B_treatae_v1, whole genome shotgun sequence genome has a window encoding:
- the LOC117182316 gene encoding trypsin-7-like — protein MSIFIFTLLIFFAFIVILNSVEVSVHLNIGNKKDIVGGNQTDVKKVPYIASITHGGNYICGAVIIDQYWIITAEHCLDFETGYTVRTGTSFKNSGGEEYKVEKLIKFPPSKKISGQEDTGYDDDFALLKLEKPINLKNTQKPIPLAKPGDTLEVGRKIQVSGFGATNENGEASTVLRTAFVPIIDQNECKKLYSYDPPSDRSFCAGYVKSGGIDSCFGDSGGPAVLDGKLVGIVIGGAGCARPGSPGVYMRVSAFNSWVAQTTGLSNI, from the exons atgagtatttttatttttaccctgCTCATCTTCTTTGCTTTTATTGTCATTCTTAATTCTGTTG AGGTTAGCGTGCATCTGAACATTGGGAACAAAAAAGATATTGTCGGAGGGAACCAGACTGATGTAAAGAAAGTACCTTATATT GCATCTATTACTCATGGCGGAAACTACATATGTGGGGCTGTTATAATAGACCAGTACTGGATCATAACTGCTGAACATTGTCTTGA TTTTGAAACTGGATATACGGTACGAACAGGaacttcctttaaaaattctGGTGGAGAGGaatacaaagttgaaaaattgatcaaatttccaCCTAGCAAAAAGATTTCTGGTCAAGAAGACACAGGATACGATGATGATTTTGCTTTACTAAAG ttagaaaaaccaatcaatttgaaaaatacccaGAAACCTATTCCGTTAGCGAAACCTGGCGATACATTGGAAGTTGGGAGAAAAATTCAGGTTTCAGGATTTGGAGCAACAAAt GAAAATGGAGAGGCTTCGACAGTCCTTAGAACTGCTTTTGTGCCTATAATAGATCAAAATGAATGCAAAAAACTATATTCATACGATCCTCCATCTGATCGATCATTTTGTGCTGGATACGTAAAATCTGGAGGAATTGATAGTTGTTTCGGTGACTCTGGTGGTCCAGCAGTTCTGGATGGAAAACTGGTAGGAATTGTTATCGGCGGTGCTGGATGTGCCAGACCTGGTTCTCCTGGTGTCTACATGAGAGTATCAGCTTTCAATAGCTGGGTAGCACAGACTACTGGCCTTTCTAACATTTAA